DNA from Triticum aestivum cultivar Chinese Spring chromosome 7D, IWGSC CS RefSeq v2.1, whole genome shotgun sequence:
CATGGTGGCACCGGTGAGTTGCCGAGCGAAAGCTCCGTGCCTTGGCGCCGACGGCGGCGACACTCGTGGGTGTCGCGCTCTTCTTGAAGACGTCGTTGTGGTTCTTTTCTCCGTGTCAGGGCTCGAAATGAAGATCTTTGTCCGTATGGACTCGGCAACGGGCTCTGCGCCTTTCTCCCTCTTGGGGGCGTTGTCGTGGAGGTTAGGTGTGCCATGTCGTAGTGTGGGGTGTGTTTAGTTCTCTCGGTGCTCTTTGCACTGGTAGCATAGTCGCATGCGTTGGCCGTGAACTTCTTCGGAtattgctttatctataaagcgggacgAAAGACTATTTCAAGAGACCATCGACTAACAAGCTAGGGCCATTGTACCTGCCAGTGAGGGCAAGGGTAAACGGTCGTAAaatggatctttcaaaaaaaatcgtACAGCAAGAGGAGGGGTAGCTGGCGGGGAGGATGGGGAGGAGGGGCGAGGTTGACTGGTCGTGTGGAGAGAGAGCCTGCCAGTGTTCAATGAATCATGGGCACGCAGCCACAAGCGCTGGCATAACAGCAGGATGCACAGTTGCAAAGTGTGCAAACCTGTCTCAAAGAAGAAATGTGAAGCATCAATAATATGCTCCCACAGAGCTGAACCATTCTATTCTCATACTTCGAGCGTGTTGACCAAGTCTGGGGCCAAGAGTCACGGGAGTAGTTGTGGTCACGGGAGTAACTCTATATATGTGGTGGGTTGGGAGGCTGGTTTTCCAGTTCACTAAAAATGACAAAATAATGGGTACACCCGGTTTTACATTATATCTTCTGGCTGCAAAATACTACTAAACAACGGTTATTTTACAATACGAGGCGTTTTACATTATTTGTTATCTGCTAGAGTTACTCTATGCCCATATAAACTATGGTCCTTTAAAGTAGGCTGCATGGTTTTTTAATTGTTTGGATTATTTACCCATGTGTGGCCTCGCTAGCACAGGACCACTAGATTGACCATAAATTAGAAGACTGTCTGTGAAGACCATATATTAGGCATGAGTCAAGCTTGGAGCTGAATTTGAGACCAACGCCGGTGCCCATTCTAGAAACCTGCTAGTTGCAGAACGCCATGAGTACTGTTGCATGGAAAGTGGGATCATTGTTTGAGATATTTGACTATTCAATTGTTCATGGAAAGAACTTTGCTCTGCCGAGGTGAAGGCCTAGAGACAGCATCGAGCTATGCTCACGGCGACGAGGATGAATGCAGGAGGAAGAAGAGTTTGGCATCCCAAAAAtttgaatgtaattttatttttttggTATGTGTGTGTTTGTAAGGACTTGTGATGCTTAAATACAAAAATGCCTTATGGCCTTACGCAAATAAAAAGTagcatgcaaatcataccaactaGCCTTTTTGTACAAGCCACAATGTGTTGTATTTTTGTTATCAGTTTTTGCATATGCACATAATATAGCATTACTTACATGTATGAATTATTTCAATTGGTGAATAGAGATAAATGCAGTGAGTTTGGGCGTAAAATGTTGAAGCCGTAAGGTGATATCCTCTCGTCATCAGTCATGCGCCGAACAACAACAGAGAATTGGAGGCTCTGGAAGTGGTCGCGCGAAAGCTGAACACCAGATGGGTAAGTACTCTTGAGCAAAACCAAGCTACAATGCTAGCGTTTGACCTGCAAGCTTGTGTGCGTGCTAGCCCACAAAGTGTTTCTTTCTCGTTGTATCATCTGAGCTAAAATCCAACGAGCCCTTTCGTCTTGGCAGtacaaaaaaaaattcagaatatGTGTTCTGTTCTAGAACACACTAAAGCAGAAGGCAGTACATGAGGCAAATGCTGTATGTTTTGCGCTCAGCTAACATTAAAATTTAGCCTCCATAGAAGCTGGAGACCCTATTAATTGTTCCAAGAGAACAGGTAGCTTTGAGCATTATGCGGTCATAAGAATTGAACATAACCAGTGGAAGCCTTTTAAAAAAAACACGACTTTATTCATTGCAGATAATAGTTACATCCTTTATGAGGAGAGGTACAATTTAAATTCGAGGTTAACCAGTGGAAGCCTAGCTAACTGTACGTTTACGTATACGTAAACAAAAGCAAGGCTCGCTAAAAGATCTCAACGTTAAAATCTCGAACGTCTGTACATAAGATTACTTGGTTTCAGAACACAAATACAATTATTTCACCCATCAAATTTGATGCACAACATGGAAAATAATGTAGCACCTACCAGATTTCTCAAAATCTCAAACCAAGAATAATTTAGTCACCAAAGTTCACCTTTGATCATCCATCTGAAAGGGAAAAACAGTTATTTCATTTAGCATCCGAACAAGCTTTCCACTACTCATGAGTAAAAAACTTTATTCTGTATTCACCTTTGTTCATCCAAGTGAAATGATGAACAGGCTTAAAACTTGGATTTGCTAACATAATGGATTATCTTGTTTTCCTCTAGTGTGGAATGGTCTAAATCCCATAACTTTTTGGTCAAGGTAGTGATACTAAAACACAGGAATTATGTCAAAGTAATTCACCATATACATGGCATCAAATTCTTGTGCAAAACAATCACTTGAGACACTAGCTAATTACCGAACGAGTTCGTATGGCATCATCCCAACTCTAACTCCACAATTTGGGACATTTTGCCAAAAAACGTAGTACTACTAGCTAACAAAGGGGGAGGACCACTCGTTCCAATAAAGAGGTGTACAGAATTGCTCGCCTTGTGTCACTAGTGTGAATTCTGAAGCATATGccattttttcgcaaaaaaagaagcaTATGCCATTTAGTGTTCTCAAATTCAGATTCAGAAGTAGTACACACAAATAGTGTTTTCAAACAGAAGGGATGAAAAGCTAGTTTGAAGCAGAAGCAACTCACCTGTATCAAGATTTAAGATGGTATAGAGTAGACCTATCATCAAACGACACAATGAACTGCCAAAGAAGTAGATACACACCAGCTCCGATTCAGTCAAGGAGACCAAATCTCAACCCAGGAAAAGCAATTTCTCAAGCCAAATCAAGCAACGGAGAACTAATAGACTCGGGGTTCTCGGAGTAGGGAACTCATACTGGATCCGCGGCGGCAGGGCGGATCCGGCAAGGTCCGCACACCTAAACCTGGGAATAGTTTGACATCCAAATTAAATCCAAGCCAAACTATAGGACTGCATGTCCATCATTGAAACCAAATCAAACCAAACTTTGTTGACTAGAGTCCAGACCAAACCAAACTGTATGAGCTTTTCACCCAAACCAATCCAAATTGTCTCCTATTTTTGGATGGAATCCACAGATTCAAACCATAGACAGATCCATATGCACATGCGCATCTAACGGACTGGTACTCTAGTAAGAATCCTGTACTGGAATCAGCGAGCGCAACACAGGGGAGGTAGAAGTAGAACCAGCTGATTTCACACGCCATCACGCCGCTAGTGACACCGGCAAAGCAATGGCGTGTACCATGTGTCGCCCCCTTTTGCTCCTTGGCCTCTTCCTCATCCTGACGCCGCTGCTGTGTGGGTGCACCGACGGCGGGTTCAGCGTGGAGCTCATCCACCACGACTCCCCCAGGTCGCCGTTCCACGACCCATCGCTCACCCCCCCGCGCCCGCCTGCTTGCCGCCGTGCGGCGCTCGTACGCCGGCTCGGGCTCTCCTGACGCTGACGGCGCGGTGTCGGAGGTGATCTCAGGCACGTTCCAGTTCTTCATGTACGTCAACGTCGGCACGCCGCGCACCCGGATGCTGGCCCCTCGTCGACACCGGCAGCGACCTCGTGTGGCTCAGATGCACCAACGGTTCTGCATCTCCGGCACCGGCACCGCCAGCAGCAGCCGGCGGGACGAACAGCGTGTTCGACCTGTCCTCCTCGTCGAACAGCCGTGCGGCACGTACCGGCCGGTGCGGTGCAGGTTGACCGGTCCTATCGTTGCCATGCACGTTGGGCCATGCGGTGCCGTCAGGACCTCATCTCCTGGAGCTCCAGGATGGACGCCGCTGTCGTCGCACTCCGTGCTGCGCCGAGACACCGAGGGCTTCGACCGCCGGGGACGCGCTCGCGGCAGCCTCCGCCTCTGCTCGGTGCGAACACCGGGACGAAAGTGAACTCGCAGCATGCGCTAGGCCTGCGTCGTGCGCAAGCGCGCCCCCCATCCCGAAATACAGTTTGGTCGCTCGATTTGGTCTTTGACCGTGGGTTGAAACAGTCTGAAACCATTTTGTTTGTGTCCAAACCGAACCAAACTAATCCAACAATACACAAAACCCAGACCACACCAGATTACGCTAGGGGCTCAGCCCATTCAATCCAATCCAAAGACAGTCTTGTAGGGAAACCGAACTGAAACTAAGGTTTCAATCCAAACTATTACCAGGTTTACGCACACCCTTTGGCGAGATGCCGGAGACGGTGCTGCAGAGGGGCCCGGCGGCGATGCGCTGGGGCCTTAGGGTCTTTTCAGCCAAGGGAGGGACATGGACGCTGCTGCCTCGCTTCCTGCCACGCCTAATTTCTCTTTTGTGCTAAGCCATGGGTGACGGTGAGTAACGGGAGGAGGGGCGGCCATGGTTGGATTCGAAGGAGAGCGAGAGAAAGAAAAGATGCGCTCGAAAGAACGAACCGGCATCCCACGGGCTGCGTTCATGCCCAGACGTGGCGGGGGTATAGCAGCCGATGCTAGCAGAAGACAAAGAAGGAAAAAAAATCAGGAACCTTTCTTGGAATCGATCGACGACGGGGACCTTCGGTGGGCTGGGAACCGTTCGCTCACGGCCCGAAGCCTGGCGCGGTGCAGGCATGCCAGCCCATGGGCTGGGCCTAGTGCCTATGCACATGCGCATGTGGTCCAGAATCTTCTCAAAGAGGAAATAAGCTTCGCACACTTGAAATGAAAGAAATGTTTAGAGGGAAAGAGAGTGGACCGGATCCCAAGTAGAACATGTGCATAGGCactattcatcatccagggtgcaaaataagttattcttcacccgaggtaatcttacgataatttcataattaaattacgtttggaattcaaatagttacatttctattgattcactacgtaaaatttggcataagaaaataaatatataggtcataagacaagaaaatttatagtttatgtgtattttacactatgtttttacgtttgtaattttacataacataaaatattttaggAGGATTATATATTTTTGAGGTCtctttttacgtcggaaataagacaaaacttacggaacgtaaaattacggtgcattgatggtaaaatagagggggaacacccaggatgacgaatagtcaatccctatgtgtgtgtgtgtgtgtatatatatatatatatatatatatatatatatatatatatatatatatatatgaaagaaAATGCAGACCATTGTCTACCTTATGCATTTAAAACGGGCAAGAACCCGGATGACCAAAGGCCAATTACAATACAATGTGCCCAAACTTGGAGCATAGATGCATCTTGtcattacaaacaatgttgccaaatagaGTTTCTAACTTTTTTGTAAAAATAAGTCATTTTCCATTTTCTAAGTGTGAAAAATGGGTATCTTTTATGAAGCGAGCACAAAAACAAGAGTAGAATGGCATCACTCCAATTTTCACAGAAAATATATCACTAGTATAAGGTACGTGCTATGCACGTGGTGTTAATTGCTGGAGTTTAAAATTGTTTATCAGGTCTTTTATCGTCTTGTAACCACGTATATACGTTTGGTTTTGAGTGTTTTGACATGTACAAACTGCTCATTGATAGTGACTTGAAAGAAATTTTTCTCTCAACAGCACCAGGCCGCTGGGTGCACGGTGCAGGCGTGCCGCACCGTGATGAGTGTAGAAGGATCCAGCTGGGAGCGTTTTGGCGCGCGTCCGTACATGGCGAATCCAAGAAACATCAGCCGTTGGATCATTTGAGCTTTGTATTGATGAAGAATGGAGATTCACCCTGTGTAACAAATCAACGGCTAACAGTTTGCTTCTACAATGTTCTGGATGCCTAGCCCAAGTTCAAAAATTGCAGTACTATAGCAGTAGAGATATTTGATGGACAATTCTCAAGTTTTATGGACTTTCTAAATTTCTTGCTATTACCGAGTGTTATGCTCGGTAAAAGTCATGTTTTTTCTGATTGGTCGAGAGAAAGCATACTCTCAACCAATCTAAAAACAACACACGGATCAATGATGTGGTGTGGTGGCAGCCGCACATCTCTTACTCTCTCTTCtatctctccctcctctcttctAAATCACGAGCGTGTGTACATCAGCATCTCATTTCCTCATCCGTCTCCTTATCTTCTCTCACATCCACCATCCGCGGGCGGCGGCTGACCACAAGCACCGCCACGACATCACGAGCACGCCGGGGAGGACAAGGCCCACTGACATTCGTCTCCTCTGGCAGCTGATCTCGCCCTTCTGACGACGCGCCGGATCGGCCGATACGTCGAGGTCATGCGGGACGACCCACCAGACTCCCgcctgttgagtatatgtgttatgtgcatattgtgtattgggctcGCCTCGTAGTTCCTTGTGTAGTTGAGGTCTGTGGCCtacctttgtacatcatatatacatgCCTATGCACGAGTGCAATACATAGTGCAATTCCCACAacatacatggtatcagttttttaGGTTTTCTTTCCTCGCTTCCgctccgcccccgcccccgccgccgctgctcccgACCGCCaccgctcgcgccctcctgtcgcGACCCGCCGCCCGTGCTTTTCCCATCGCCAACCCGAGCCGCCGCTGCTGACTTTTTCACGCGCTGCCAACCCGAGCCACTGCTGCCTTTTCCCATCGCTGTTGAGCCGCTGCTGCCGCTTTTCCCATCGCGCCTCCATCCCAGCTGCTGCTGCCGCTTTTCCATCTCCACGCGCATCGCGCCAGCCGCTACCCTCCGAAGCTGCTCTCGACACGAGCCGTTGTTGCCTCGACCCGTCTCCCGATCGCGAGCACGCTACTCGCCTCGTCCGCCTTGTCTGCTCGCCTCGCAAGCCGCTGTTGCCGCTGACCCGAGCCACTGAGTCGCCTCGTCATGTCGTCTGTCACCTCCTCCGCGTCCACCAACTCCAACCCGTTCGTTGATGCCAACCCTCTCGACGTGAACGACATCCGTAACCTGAACATCTTTGAGCGGGTGCCGGTTCGTCTCTCGCAGGCGGACTCCTCCTACTACACGTGGAAGACGTATTTTTTTCTCGTGTTCCCGGAGTATCACCTCATCGACCACGTGGACGGCATCGTCGACTCCAGCCTCGTCCCCGAGTTCCATGACTGGTCCACCATCGACACCACGATCATCCGCTGGTTCTTCCACACCATCTCGACAGACCTCTTCCAGACGGTCGTGGCAGACGGTGACGATGCCTGCGCCGTGTGGACCAGCTGAATGGGCTCTTCACCGACAACCAGCTCCAGCGTCGCGTTTTTTTGCAGCAAGAGTTTTTTGGGTGTCACCAGGACAGCACCTCCGTCGACGACTATTGTCACCGCCTGAAGACTCTCGCTGACGAACTCCGCGATATTGGCGCGAAGATCGATGATGACCTtctcctcagcacgctcaccgccgggctcaacgaggacttcggcaacgccgcggCGAACCTCAGCCTCATCCCCAACCCGTCCTTCGCCAAGTTCGTTGCGTACCTCCGCTTGGAGGAGCGGCGAATGAAGCACGTGAAGGCGCGGGCCATCCACACCGCTCTCACTGCCGGCACCACCCACGGCGCCTCCAACCGCcccggtcgcccccccccccccccccgctacgcCACCCGGCGCCACCGCCGTAGCCCGCCACCCAGCAGCCGGGGCTGCTCCCGCTGCCCTATGGGCCgcctgtcccccccccccccccgcgcgctccTTCCGCCGAACGACGCCGCGTGGGCCGACTTGGTGGGGGCCGCTGTGGCGGTCAGCAGCAGCAGTCGTAGGGCGCCGGCCAGCCCCGTCAGCAGCGGCAGCAACAATAGTTCCAGGTGCCCCCTCCGTGGGCCTCCGGCTACAACCCGTGGACCGGTGTCGTTCATGCCTACACCATTTCGGTTCCACGGGCTCATGCACCGACCCTTCCCGTGCCGCGCCCGCTGGCGCATCAGGCGTACTACGCGGCTCCGCAGCCGTACGGAGGATACCCACTACCGCAGCTGAGCGGCGCCTACGGTCTCCCTGCACCCCCcccaccgccgccctcgccggccctgCCGTCGGCGCCTTGGGATCCGGTGCTCCTCGCCGCGCTGCACGACGCGcctacgccgaacaactacactggaggcggtgattggtacatggacaccggggctacggctcacatgtttgctcatcctggtaatcttgcctccttcactcccgtcaccatcgaccgccgcatcattgtcaGCGACGGTTCCACCCTCCCTATCACACATgtcgggcacacttcttttccttctaattccatgcctattactttgtctaacatacttgtgccacctcatcttattaagaaccttGTTTCCGTTCGTTGCTTAACTCGTGAAAATCatgttactgttgaatttgacgggcttggtttttgtgtcaaggacgctcaaaccaggtacttcaccgatgtgacgGCCTCGgcgagctctatccggtgcatccgccgtccacctccaccaatgcaccggttgctctctccgccggcgtcgatctctggcacgctcggggtcatcccaaccccgtcacacttcgtcatattcttaggagtttcagtttcagttgtaacaagatagaggatcacacatgtcatgcctgtcgtgtcggcaaacatgttcccctcccgtttaataactccaccaccatagcttcttttccttttcagttgattcatggcgatgtgtggacctctccggttcctagtaattcgggctatttatattatctggttatccttgatgactattctcattatgtgtggacgtTTCCTTTACGACGAAAGTCAgatgcactctccactttgacagctttttactcctatgtcagcacgcaatttgggcgtcccatccttgctcttcagactgacaatggacaagagttcgacaaccttgctttccgcacttttcTGTCGCACCATGGCATAGTTTTTCGTCTCACCTGCCCGTATACTTCACAGCAGAACAGTCGAGCCGAACACGTCCTTCGCACTCTGAAGGACtgcgttcgcacgctcctgttccatgctaatgtgccgcctcgtttctggccggacgcactcgccactgcttcacttctccttaaccttcgcccttgccgcccacggtggaactatGCAGCTCACCATCTTCTCTTCGATACGCCCCCACCTTTTGATGGCTTGCGTATTTTCGagtgcctttgctatcctagcactgccgactccgctcctcacaaactcgcacctcgttctgtcgcttgcgtcttcatcggctacccctccaaCTCTAAGGGTTATCGGTGCTACGATCCcatctcccaccgtgtgttcacttcccggcacgtttactttgatgagcatgtgtttctgTTTTAACAGGTACCCCCGGCTGTTCCTCCCGTCACCGGTGACACAGGATCCTCAACGCCGCTCCCAGGGCGCTCgcgcgcctctcttggcccgcccctggctttgaggcgcccccccccccccccccccccgcatgcgGCGCCTCCTACAGCCCCGACGTTGGCGCCCGTGGCCCCCCGGCGCCCCAGGAGCCCCCGGTGCCTGTAGCCGGTCCGGTCACCCGCACCCGTACAGGCAtttttcgcccgagctcgcgctacgCCACGGATGACTACAGAATAATACTTGGAACTTCAAACCAATTGGCCTCGTTGGGTTTCCTCAAAAAATAGTGAGCATATCTGTTCACCTCGACGACGCCGGGCAAAGTAGCCTCCTGCTGCCTCCTACCGAAGTCACTGTAGGAGACCGGCGGGGTGCCACCGTGTTGTGGCGGGGAGAGTCTCCCTGGCCAGCCTCCACTGAATCCACCTCGATTCTGACACACGTTGACTGCTATGTATATTTCCTTGTGAATGTGGAAGTGGAATTGGACAAATTTCACACTCATACCTACCTTTATCCATCTCAACCGCTATTGGTGTTTTTTTCTATCTCCTGCATTATTGAGAACGAGGGAATATCAAATCCAGCAGAAAATGTTAGTGTGTCAGTTCATGAATTCTTCCATTTCGTTGCTGAGAATGACTTCTGTGAAATTAAAAGCTGGCAACATAAGCTTCACCCTTTCTAAAGTAAAAGCACTGATATTACTATATTATGACACAGGAGAAACACAACACCACTAAACACCTATATCTAACAAGAAGGAAGGCCATATCTGACAAATAGAATGGCcagccaaaagaaaaagaaaaaaggtaaGGGAAACAAGCTACCTATACCCTATCCACCACTAGTTGTTCTTGGGCGGGTGGTTCCGTGGTCTACGGTAATCAGCGGTGAAGGGTATGTGGCCATCGAAGTAAGCCCCTGGATGAAGTTTCCTACCCCTAAAATAACAGTCCATACTCAAATCCTTCCCTCCTCCATGCCCACATTGTCCAACAGGATGTTTTGCACCTGAGCTTGCTGTGCTTCTATCATCCGTCTTCTCCATGGCTGCATCTCCAAGAACCATCTTTCCTCTTGTCAGTGCATTGCTTCTGGTTCCCTCATCTGTTATGGTTCTGTCAACGGTGGGCTCCTGCATATCAAGACTAACTTTAGTTAGACATTATCCCCGGCGGATAGTGCATTTCATCGAAATACCTACAAGTTTTTGACAACCCCTTGCAGTACTTACCAGCCTGGTTTCCGGTCCTCTCTCGCTGTCAGTTGCCGTCGGCAACTCTGAGAACAAAGAGTAAGCATGTCAGAGTTTTGTTCAAAATCACAGAAGAGCATGCCTGTGCCAGTGTGAACTATAAGAAAGAAAAGAGCAGTCGAATGAAAGGCCATATAGCTCTGGCATGAACACTCAGGAGCATCGGTGTATACCTCTGTGCGCAATGGCGACGAAGGGCTCAAGGGTGGCCGATAGGACGGCCACCCCAAGCAAGAAGCTTACGCAGTTCAACGGCTGCATAACTAACCGTGGCCCTGTTCGTCGAGTATGTCGGTCGTGCAACTAACGAACAGGAAAGGGAAGGAGAAAAGCAGGACACTGAGAGGGCGGATTTATAGTGACATTCGACACCTCATTGGTCAAAGCCCGACCTTGTGGCACGTATCTCCCGCGCATGGAATGCCGCATCTGTACTTGCAGGCCATATAGTACTCTGATCCCTCGGCATTTTCTTATTGGCTTGAGTATATTCACGTCCTTGGGAGTGCTCAAAGTTTGTCCC
Protein-coding regions in this window:
- the LOC123163721 gene encoding uncharacterized protein; the encoded protein is MQPLNCVSFLLGVAVLSATLEPFVAIAHRELPTATDSERGPETRLEPTVDRTITDEGTRSNALTRGKMVLGDAAMEKTDDRSTASSGAKHPVGQCGHGGGKDLSMDCYFRGRKLHPGAYFDGHIPFTADYRRPRNHPPKNN